Proteins found in one Geomonas subterranea genomic segment:
- a CDS encoding phosphoadenylyl-sulfate reductase, whose translation MNAVPEVPANATAQDILRLGLEAAKGPVKLACSFSLEDVAIIELAKEAGLEIGVFALDTGRLNEETYEVADALTERYRIQIDWYFPKHEAVEKLEREKGLFSFRESLENRHECCHIRKVEPLGRALQGLAGWITGMRREHNVTRTDLKAIELDQLNGGILKLNPLLDWSEAQLLEFVTGRRLPQNRLLKQGYRSIGCAPCTRAVQPGEDARAGRWWWENPEHKECGLHRR comes from the coding sequence ATGAACGCTGTGCCTGAAGTCCCCGCCAACGCAACCGCCCAGGACATCCTTCGCCTCGGTCTTGAAGCAGCTAAAGGACCGGTGAAACTCGCTTGCTCCTTTTCGCTCGAGGATGTCGCCATCATCGAGCTGGCCAAGGAGGCCGGTCTGGAGATCGGCGTCTTCGCCCTCGATACCGGCAGGCTCAATGAGGAAACTTACGAGGTGGCCGACGCCCTCACCGAACGCTACCGCATCCAGATCGACTGGTATTTCCCGAAGCACGAGGCGGTGGAGAAGCTGGAGCGCGAGAAGGGGCTGTTTTCCTTCAGGGAATCTCTTGAGAACCGTCACGAGTGCTGCCACATCCGCAAGGTGGAACCGCTGGGGCGGGCGCTGCAAGGGCTCGCCGGCTGGATCACCGGCATGCGCCGCGAGCACAACGTCACCCGCACCGATCTGAAGGCCATCGAGCTGGACCAGTTGAACGGCGGCATCCTCAAACTCAACCCGTTGCTGGACTGGAGCGAGGCGCAGCTTTTGGAGTTCGTCACGGGACGCCGCCTGCCGCAGAACCGCCTCTTGAAGCAGGGATATCGCTCCATCGGCTGCGCTCCTTGTACCAGGGCGGTCCAGCCGGGCGAGGATGCCCGCGCCGGAAGGTGGTGGTGGGAGAACCCTGAGCACAAAGAGTGCGGTCTGCACCGCAGGTAA
- the cysN gene encoding sulfate adenylyltransferase subunit CysN, producing MAHQSELIEKDILAYLKSQEEKSLLRFITCGSVDDGKSTLIGRLLWDSKMVFEDQLAALEADSKKVGTQGGAIDYALLLDGLQAEREQGITIDVAYRFFSTDRRKFIVADTPGHEQYTRNMVTGASTAKVAVILVDARKGLLTQTRRHSFLVSLVGIKHIVLAINKMDLIGYDEEKFRAIEADYREFAAPLGFTSITALPISALNGDNIIEKSSETPWYQGPPLLHFLETVQVEDDRDEQPFRLPVQWVNRPNLDFRGFCGTVASGTVRPGDEIRVASSGQTSKVARIVTFNGDLEEAVAGQAVTLTLEDEIDISRGDMLTRPEAPPLYTRHPEAHLVWMHDEPLQPGQLYLVKTATGVTPGRVTAVQYAVDVNTLEQKQVSTLGLNEIGLARIELDRPVSFDPYGANRDTGSFILIDRFTNATVAAGMVLNAPDESQRAHLSERESNPWAPRHITLDAVAATNLNVVDLTGEKGLFILDLAQSIHDYLGKGNRILIRLRDLSQLEPVAQLAYEHELAFEFDRSGDGASILLFKRGSTPLKGYGDDGTGI from the coding sequence ATGGCACATCAATCTGAACTGATCGAGAAAGATATCCTTGCCTACCTGAAGAGCCAGGAGGAGAAGTCGCTGCTCCGTTTCATCACCTGCGGCAGCGTGGACGACGGCAAGAGCACCCTGATCGGGCGCCTGTTGTGGGACTCCAAGATGGTCTTCGAGGACCAGCTGGCCGCGCTCGAGGCGGACAGCAAGAAGGTGGGGACGCAAGGGGGCGCCATCGACTACGCGCTCCTTCTGGACGGCCTGCAGGCGGAGCGGGAGCAGGGGATCACCATTGACGTCGCCTACCGCTTCTTCTCCACCGACCGGCGCAAGTTCATCGTCGCCGACACCCCGGGGCACGAACAGTACACCCGCAACATGGTGACCGGCGCCTCGACCGCCAAGGTCGCGGTGATCCTGGTCGACGCCAGGAAGGGGCTTCTGACCCAGACCCGCCGTCACAGCTTCCTGGTCTCCCTGGTGGGGATCAAGCACATCGTCCTGGCCATCAACAAGATGGACCTGATCGGCTACGACGAGGAGAAGTTCCGCGCCATCGAGGCGGATTACCGCGAGTTCGCCGCACCGCTCGGCTTTACCAGCATCACCGCGCTCCCGATTTCCGCGTTGAACGGCGACAACATCATCGAGAAGAGCAGCGAGACTCCCTGGTACCAGGGACCGCCCCTGCTGCATTTCCTGGAGACGGTGCAGGTCGAGGACGACCGCGACGAGCAGCCTTTCCGTCTCCCGGTGCAGTGGGTAAACCGCCCCAACCTCGATTTCCGCGGCTTCTGCGGCACCGTCGCCTCCGGCACCGTCCGTCCCGGCGACGAGATCAGGGTTGCCTCCTCGGGCCAGACCAGCAAGGTTGCCCGGATCGTCACCTTCAACGGGGACCTGGAAGAGGCGGTGGCGGGGCAGGCGGTCACGCTCACCCTGGAGGACGAGATCGACATCAGCCGCGGCGACATGCTGACCCGTCCCGAGGCGCCGCCCTTGTACACCAGGCATCCCGAGGCGCACCTGGTCTGGATGCACGACGAGCCGCTTCAGCCCGGGCAGCTCTACCTGGTGAAGACCGCTACCGGCGTGACGCCGGGACGTGTCACCGCCGTGCAGTACGCGGTGGACGTGAACACCCTGGAGCAAAAGCAGGTGAGCACCCTGGGGCTGAACGAAATCGGCCTCGCGCGGATCGAACTGGACCGCCCAGTGTCCTTCGACCCGTACGGCGCCAACCGCGATACCGGCAGCTTCATCCTCATCGACCGTTTCACCAACGCGACCGTGGCGGCGGGCATGGTGCTGAACGCGCCGGACGAGTCGCAGAGGGCGCATCTCTCGGAAAGGGAGAGCAACCCTTGGGCTCCGCGGCACATTACCCTTGACGCCGTGGCCGCGACCAACCTGAACGTCGTCGATCTCACCGGGGAGAAGGGGCTTTTCATCCTCGATCTCGCCCAGAGCATCCACGACTATCTGGGCAAGGGGAACCGTATCCTGATCCGGCTGCGTGACCTCTCCCAACTGGAGCCGGTGGCGCAACTGGCCTACGAGCATGAACTTGCCTTCGAATTCGACCGCAGCGGCGACGGGGCGAGCATCCTGCTCTTCAAGCGAGGAAGTACCCCGCTGAAGGGATACGGCGACGACGGCACCGGCATCTAA
- the cysD gene encoding sulfate adenylyltransferase subunit CysD: protein MKKNLTHLQQLEAESIHIIREVVAEFDNPVMLYSIGKDSAVMLHLARKAFYPAPPPFPLLHVDTTWKFREMIEFRGRMAKESGMELLVHVNEEGVKKGVSPFTHGSALYTDVMKTEGLKQALDKYKFDAAFGGARRDEEKSRAKERIFSFRSANHRWDPKNQRPELWSLYNTRIKPGESIRVFPLSNWTELDIWQYIHLEEIPIVPLYYAAVRPVVERDGMLIMVDDDRLELKPGEKVEYKPVRFRTLGCYPLTGAVESEADTLPEIIQEMLLTRTSERQGRLIDHDQAGSMEKKKQEGYF, encoded by the coding sequence ATGAAGAAAAATCTGACCCATCTGCAGCAACTCGAAGCCGAAAGTATCCACATCATCCGCGAGGTGGTGGCCGAGTTCGACAACCCGGTGATGCTTTATTCCATCGGGAAGGACTCGGCCGTCATGCTGCACCTGGCCCGCAAGGCCTTCTACCCGGCTCCGCCGCCGTTTCCGCTTCTGCACGTCGACACCACCTGGAAGTTCCGCGAAATGATCGAGTTCCGTGGACGGATGGCAAAGGAGTCCGGTATGGAACTACTGGTGCACGTGAACGAGGAAGGTGTGAAAAAAGGGGTATCGCCCTTCACCCACGGCTCCGCGCTCTACACCGACGTGATGAAGACCGAGGGGCTCAAGCAGGCGCTCGACAAATACAAGTTCGACGCGGCCTTCGGCGGCGCCCGCCGCGACGAGGAGAAGTCCCGCGCCAAGGAGCGCATCTTCTCCTTTAGGAGCGCGAACCACCGCTGGGATCCCAAGAACCAGCGCCCCGAGCTCTGGAGCCTGTACAACACCCGCATCAAGCCGGGCGAGAGCATCCGGGTCTTCCCGCTCTCCAACTGGACCGAGCTGGACATCTGGCAGTACATCCACCTGGAAGAGATTCCCATCGTGCCGCTCTACTACGCGGCGGTGCGCCCGGTGGTCGAGCGCGACGGCATGCTGATCATGGTCGACGACGACCGGCTGGAGCTTAAGCCGGGCGAGAAGGTCGAGTACAAGCCGGTCCGTTTCCGCACCCTGGGGTGCTATCCGCTGACCGGTGCGGTCGAGTCCGAGGCCGACACGCTCCCCGAGATCATCCAGGAAATGCTGCTCACCCGCACCTCCGAGCGCCAGGGGCGCCTGATCGACCACGACCAGGCCGGTTCGATGGAGAAGAAGAAACAGGAAGGGTACTTCTAA